From the Euwallacea fornicatus isolate EFF26 chromosome 10, ASM4011564v1, whole genome shotgun sequence genome, the window atattgagaaaaaaaaattaaatgaaactccaaaataaaaaaaaatatatatatgtatacatacaTTAAGGATTTAATGATAATTGCTCTCGATGGAAAGGCAAGCAGGCAAGGTAGGCCTTCCCATTCACAAACCGGAGGGTGGGATGGTTATGATACCTTCTAATAAACCGTACCGTGCATGACACGCTTAAGGGCACGCTACTCTGTGTTGTGACAACAAGggcttgaaaaatgaaaaagagcTTTTTATGAAGGATCATCTTTCGGAGCGCATATGAATGTGGTGCACGGTCCCCTTTTTTGAATGAACCCAAACGAACTCTTCTTTCTCCTTAATGGACAGGCCGATTCAAAAACCAACTTTTGGCCagtctcaaaaatttaaacatcgaTATCGCGAATACGCATGCGGTACTCGTCCTAAAAAAGGGCTCGAATTTACCGCGCCGATGCGGTCTGTGGTGCCATGCACGCAAACGGACACgtaacgtgtttttttttatttctgaggTAAAAGGTGGTGTTAATGCCCATTTTTGCGATTTGGAAGTTGACGTAAAATTTGGGTCCCTAGAAAGTTATTTCCAAGGCTCCAGGACTTCGATTGAGATACTCAAGATTAATTTGGACCCCGTATCATTCCATTAAACGGAAAAACACcacaacaaaaatttcaagccccccccccccccccccccccacacacacacacacacacacacacacacacacacacacacacacacacacaccgcCGCCGCAGAAGTTCTGGCGTGTCTAATTCCGGGATTTTTAGTGTAGTTTATGGCCGAGATATGGGGTCGGGTGACCCCTGGCAAAATTTCGGTTTACTTTCTTTGCCCCACCCAACAAAGaatataagaatttttattatctctTGCAAATAATTCTAAGACGATGCCTTCTCGGTAGTCATAAAGTCATTTGAGTAAAAGCGACAGGGACTAAGTGTATTTGGTTGGCCCAAAgcaaaagttaaaatattttttcataataccTTTTAAATGAACCCCACAAATGTACCTACCAACCTGCCGAATAATCAGCCAATGGAAAGAAGTCCATGTGTCTgcaagttatttttttcatatgaacgTTTGAATTTAATGGGATTATTAGAGCAGGTAGTTTTTGCCTTGCAATTTCGACTTTGGTTGTGTACAAAGGGCAGGACCAATGCCAGCTCCATGGAAGGAAAACCAATGTGGATCTTGATTCTGGGAAGGGTAGGAGGCATTGACTCCCATTTTTATCGTTTATCCCGAGTTGCAGTCGAGAGAGATGAATtgacttaaataaatttgatttttttgataCATAATACTTCCCGAAGcagttaaaatgttttaattgaattattcaCACCGCAGGAGTAAGACGATCATGCCGAGTTTGTAAAATCAAGATTACGCCACCGTTAAGCTTGCAAGTGCAAGTGGAAGGTCGCGATCTCGCTTCAGTTCTAAAGGGCCTTAATGGTCATAATGGCTCTATTTTCGCTACGTACGTCAccaaaatatttccgaaaataatcaatttcaaatataatttaattaaggaAAGCCTGAGGGTCTCAAACACTGCAGACGTTACGAGACCAAAAATTCGGCCTTGCCGTCCCACCTGCCGGTCAGAAGTACTTGCGGAATCTGCAGAATCGAgcaaaatttggtcctaaaaGTAAAccgaaaagtttaaaatttacatatgaATGTTGGAATGCAGACGCATTTGCTTTATTCTCATTTGATTTTACCCGAATTACTAGAATCTCCTTCCTGCAGAAGACCTGTTGGTTTTGGCCGATGCGGAAGACGTCAAAGCAAATCGACCACGGTACTTTAGCGTGCAAATGCGCTCCATCGAGGGattatatttccaattttatatttattgcgCAAAACGCCCCCTAAATTCGCCACTGACTTGAAGAAAACCATCGAGGGTTGTAGAAAAGAACGGTCGCAGAAGTTAATATGTGAGCAATCTAAGGAGAACGTGTGCCCCGAAGTGACCCGCCTAGTCTCCGGATCCAGATCCGATTGAGAAATGAGAGAAAGGACGTTTCGgagaagttgaaaaaaattggaaatccGTCCATGCCACAATAACATCGCATTTAATGGAATCCATGCCAAAGGGATGTCGTGGTGTCATGGATAATAAAGGAAGTTGCACGAAACATTAGTGAATCAGCGataaattcatgaaaattgcattttttttgttttttttatttgtactttttgttaattcattttaattgattttggcaATTTGTAGTTATTTTCATCacgttattatttaaaataatttttagattaCTATGCAAGTATTAttgttttgattaaattgacCGATAGTCAAATCGATTTCGTTCGATACGGTATGTTGGCAGTTTCAGGACaccttatataaaaataaagcgACTTACAGACTTGCAGTTTACCAGTCCATTTAGTTTGGGCATGGAATGTCCAGCGGGActgttttatatgtttttttcttacaaataAAGCacgaatggaaaaaaaacacgaatattttatgaatttcatgtatttacatcaaaaataaatttcttgagTGACACtctattaaaaaactttacatAAGTATTCATTGCTAGGAAGCACCTATAAAGGGGAACTAGCGATGAAAATTCTTCCTTTCACGCTTTTCAACATCAATAAATAGGATTCATGATTATCTGCACCCTGCACCCCACCATCAGCGCTTTTAGCTCATCCTGCAAGTCTGACCATTCGACCAGTCTGAACGAGGGTAGCTGTTGCTCGGACTCGTGGAAATCGTCATGCAGAAAATCTGCGTTTCCTATGAAGGGTATGAGGAAGTCATGGTTCACGTATGCCTGTGCGATTCCTGACATCTCCTCGGTCACTAATTTATCACACTGAAACGTATAATCGTTCGAAAATATCCAAATGAAGTTTCTTAGTTTTAACTTTTTGACCCCCTCGAATATCCTGCCGTTATCGCGGGCCACGTGTCTCTTGCGGAACAAAGGCGATAATCTCAGAAATTTTAAGTCGGTGCAGAGATTCAGGGCGTCTTCGAAACCCTCCATGATGGGGATTTCCAATAGGTGTAGGCCCCGGAAGTTGGGCAAGAATCCAAGATCACTGATCGTCTTCATAAGACTGAATTTAGGGCATTCgtaaattagaaaactcaGATACTTTAAAGGGTGAATGTTGTTCAAGTGCGACTGTATGAATTTGACCAAAGTTGAGCAGTGAGTCAACTGCGGCCTGGATGAGGAAATCTGCTGTTTGCGCTTGTAATCCCTTTTCAAGCCAAAAATCTTCGTCAGTACTAATGATTTGAGCGTTCGTAACTCTGACAGGCAGGTCAATCTGTGAGGTTGCAGTTCTTTGAAAAGCGATGCTGTCGATCCCCATAGGTATATATCCAGTTTCGTAGATCCTGGATACATTTGAACGGAAACCTGCAGCGCTTCCGACTCATCTGGGTTCAGCTGTTCGCCTGTCCTCAGACAATCATGTTCGTCATCAGAAATTTTACATTCAGTAATTCTCAGATTTTTTGTTCCAACATCTTGGAGAAACGAAACCATTTTATCCAAATTCAAGGTATAGCGATTTAACCTAATGGACCTCCAGAATGTAGATTCGTTAACGACTTCCTGCCACAGCTTACAGACTCGCATGCAGCGCAGTACGTCCGGTACTTCCAAGTAGGGCAATATGAACGGCAGGGTGTTGTGGACGAGCCATTCATCCTTAGAGAGACGCTCGCCCGAAACGATGATGCTCCGCCATGATTTACAAACTTTTCCACAGTTGATCACATCCGATGCGCCTAGTAAGGGTAATATGAACGGCAGGGTCTTCTGGATGAACCAGTGATCTTCGGACAGCCGCTCGCCCAAGGTACTCGTGGTGACGTCAGCCGGGGATGAGctaaaagagaaaagaaaatttaaacgtcGACGCAAAAGAGATGCGTTAAAATGCCGTTTAAATATCTCATGAGATAAATCGTGTtcctaaattgaaaaaaaattcgttataTAATTACCGTTTTTAGTGTTGCGTAAAGCGATTGTAAGACACACAGAGCTGTTGTCATAAATTACTGAGATTTaccgtacagggtgtcccaaattcaACTCTGAACGTAAGTATATCGAAAAGTAAAAGTGATATTTCCAATTTAGACCATGCAGTTTTCCATTAAGATTGAGAGCTTCTTTTGAACGGATAAAATTTTTACGGGTTCTATTGACGATCAGGgtactatttgaaaaattcgcgTACTTTTACTGTTTCCTCGGACAGGATTGTGGCCCTCTATTCAGTTGcccgtttaaatttaaatatctgtTGATTGTCGGGAAAGAAAGACGACTTTATAacaattaatgttttataacATCAAGCGTTTCGACATCTATTACTGCAGGTACTTCTGTAGAAGTGGAACTGCGTATCACCCCGCCACATCTGCGAGTGTGGTGCGCGATGTTAATGATAATTAAATGGTTTGTTAATAGGAAAAAGATGTCTGACTCTGGAAAAATATCACCCTGTTTCGTGATCAGTTtgcaaattattcaaatttcatctaaataccttaaaaaatatttcaaatattttatttgaaattgaactttaacaccctatatatatgtatatatcttAAAGCTTTGAGAATTAGGAATCCAATTTGCTACCTACCCTTAAGTTTATTTGCGGTCAAAGAATCTGTAGTTAGCACATTGACCTCCTTGTTGGGATACCTTGTACGCCGGGTGTTCCATTTTATATAATTGGTATATAATTCCTCCGCAGATTTCTTAGGCCACAATAATAAGAAATAACCTAGAATGCCTATATCTAAAAGCGGACAATAACCGCGATACAAGgggacaaatttaaaacaatgtttCGACTTTTTAGGGACTAGAAAATCtatgtataattttatataaactgGTTAAATGCAGTTAGATCATTCGTAAATTAGGATAATTGCACATATTCTACGTAGAGATTTTGGATCGGTAAAATAATCGGGTGTTACTGTTGCGAATATACAGTGTGAGCAAAAAAAGCCACGATAAACAACTTTTGCTTTTAACTAGCAAACTACCATCTACCAGTTTTCCCATGGTGCGGGAGCATGTGATTCAGCGAGGTCTAATTCTTGAGGTGGTCAATTATCgcaaaataaaacagtttttaggtaaacaattaatttattttactatgTTAACGTAACAAGTTTTGGAAGAAGCCACTACATATCTATTTAaggttaaaataatatcagcaagtgaaaaaaatttacaaaagctTTCGGCCCAATGCAACAAGCCTGAAATATCCGATATCCGCCACATTTGGCACGCCCAATATACAATTATCGCCTCCTTAGGTGCATCGAATATTTGCCCATTTGGTATTATCATTTGGGCATTGGGCTTGGGCAAAATCGCAGTTCAGTAGACACCACTAAAAATAGGcgcaaacatttttcttcattattctAAAGTGTCACGGTTAAATTTAACTACCCTTTTCTGATCCCCGACCTGTGAAAAACAGCAGGAATGCGCGCGTCATATTCGGAAAAGAGATACATGAACTAAATGCCACCTATTTGCGAAGAACATTTTACTAGTAGAATTTTATAGGAGTTCTATCAAGGATAATGCAACATATCAAGCGCAACATTAAGTGTTTCTCGagaaattatcgataatttttgcACCGGCGCAAATTGCACTTGTTTGCACGAAAATTGCTGGAGCGATCTGGAAAGTTGTAATTGCACCAGTGCAAATTACCGCTGTAATTCGCGAGCGATTGACTCGGAGTTAAGATTcgttgttgaaatatcaaagttgTCAGATGAATGGATGAAGCGAGAGAAGAATGGAAGTTGTGGAAAACTGGCGGTAAAGgaaatttctcattaaaatgacgttttcgGCACAGGTTATGGAAGAAAAGGGCTCGGTGTGGTTAGGATTGACATGAAGAATCTTCGATGCGGTAGAAGCGCGATTttacaggtttttttttctaagagCGCCTTGCGAAGTTTAATTTTACGGCGCCgacattttctaaatttaatcaaagtATTTACACCTCAGTTAGTATTTTAGTCCTACCGAAAACAATTAAACTCAAAATAGAGTATGTCTATCTGCATCTGCACCGTCACCTCGCAGTTCACCATCAACTTCTGCAGCTCCTCCTTCAGATCTGGAAACGTTATCAATCTCCATGCTGGCAACTTGTGTTCTGGATCGAAAAAATTCTCGTGCAGGCAATCTGCGTCCCCCACAAAAGGCACAGTTTGCCAGCTCTCGAGCTTATAACTGAACGttacaaaaaattgctttCGGAACTCCTGCAAATACGAGTACGCAAAAAACCAGACTAAATTTTTTAGCTCTAAGTGTTTGACCCCTTCGAATATCCTACCGTTGATACGGCCCATGGATGATTTGTTCAATAGAGGTGAGATTATCAAGTCGTTTAAGTTGGTGCAGAGCTTCAGCACCGTCTCAAAGCCCTCTGGAACTTCAATTTCGCTTAATTGTAAGCATGTCAGGTGAGGTAGTTTTCTAACGCTGTTCACCGTTTCCGTAATGTTCTTCTTGGGGAATTCATAGTATTCAAAGCGCAATTCCTTTAAATCGGGAAAATCTTTCAGAAACTGAGCGAATATGCTTTCCAGCTCCGTGCACTTACTCCGAGTTTTAGGAATGTAGCTGGATCGAGGAAGGGCCAGTTCCTCGGGACGATAGAACTTTTGACGAATGTGCCATACTATCGagagcaatttaaaattatcgaGTTCTCTTATTAATCCCGGCAGAGACTGTATGATTCTGCGCTCATCGGATATGTGGTAGCTATGGTAACACGACGACAGAGTAATCTTGAGTTCCGAGGTTTCAGCAAACCAGCCGAGGTAAACCTTACGTGGCACGATCTCGTGTGGGAATCGCGGGTAATTACATATGCACAACTCTTGAAAGACAGATTTTAGTCTCGCTTCTTCTGAGCTCTCTAAAGAGGTTTCAATAGACGGCACCACAAATTCGCATCCAATAAATCTTAGATATTGCGGTTTGACACCTCGGAGGAATGGAATCATTTGATCAATCTTCAGTTTGTGTTTTTGGGAAAATGTAAGCGATCGCCATGTAGGATGATGTGAGTCAATTATGTCGCGCCACAGCTTGCAGACTTGTCTGCAGCGGAGCACGTCGGGTACCCCCAAAAAGTTTATGACAAATAGCAGGGTGTTTTGAACTAACCATTCATCTGTGGATAGACGGTTGTCGGAGATGATACCCGTATCAGTTGATGCGCAAGagctaaaagaaaaattggaaattaaaaatagctaAAATATGGAGAGCTTTCAGAAAAATGCCATCAGAATCGGACAGATAACCACAGATATTCATGTATAAAGTATTCAGGACTTCTTCATTTTCGCCAGCATGCTCTTTGTAAATCTGTGAATTCTGTGACGTTACTAGATGCGCAACTAAGTTTCCGGGTTTCACACATGGATGGCGCTAACGACGCATGTAGTCGACATACATGGCGGAAACTATGTTTTGTTTATAGCTTGAGCAGTTCTTAAGAATGGTTGTAATACCGACACATATCGCAACGCAAATGCATCTTTTCTAAGAACAAATCGAGTTTCGTGCCGATTAAACAGCATTTGCGGGAAGTTTTGCTTTTCTGctttaatcgaaaaaaaaaactgcaccTGAAACACGTCATTTGCTTGAGGAGACCTACGCCGAACGTGCACCATCGAAAACCACCTGCGAACATTGGTTTAAACGCTTCAGAAGTAGCGGTTTCAACATTGAGGACAAGAAGCGCTCTGGAAGactaaaaataactgaagacGCCGATCTGCAAGCGTTATTGGATGAGGATGATACGCAAACACCACATCAATTTGCGGAGGCATTAAACGTGACTCGCCAAGGTATTTTCAGACGTTTAcacgctatgggaaaaattccaaTGGAGGAAAAATGCATGTCGTATGAGTTGATTGAGAAACGGGTGGAAAGTCAAAAAGCCGCTTCGGAAAGAATGCAATGCTGTGCGTTCGGGGGGACCAGAAAGGAATCGTGTACTGTGAGCTGCTCAAACATCAATGGACATCGCTACCGACAAAAGCTTATCAATCTGAACCATGTATTGCTCGAAAAGGAACCAAAATGGAACAGGAGACACGAACAAGTGAACGAACGCTCCATGCTATCGCACTTCCATCGTCCAGGACACcctgaaaatattgaaatgaaatCTGCTGATGCACCCGCCATGTTCGCCAGACCTGGCCCCTTCCCATCACACTCGTTCCGGTCGAAGGCACAAGGTTTGGCAGGGCTACACTTGGTCGATTTCGAAGAAGTGTAAAATTGGTTGGATGAATGGTTTCGGTCCAAAGACACGTGGTTTTATCGTCGCGGCATTCATGTGTTACCAGAAAGATGGCAAAATTGTGTAGGTAGATAGGGACGATGCTTTAAATGAATCATTTGAAGTATTTCTGTTGAAATtatctattatttttcattgatcaAACGAACCCAGAAATTTAGTTGCGCACTTAGTAATTCGACCCGTCAAGGTTTTGAACATAGTTCTAACCGTCTACTAGGACCACCACTGG encodes:
- the LOC136341422 gene encoding uncharacterized protein isoform X1, translated to MAESIIKAVRCNRKKKRKMKNKPLSSSPADVTTSTLGERLSEDHWFIQKTLPFILPLLGASDVINCGKVCKSWRSIIVSGERLSKDEWLVHNTLPFILPYLEVPDVLRCMRVCKLWQEVVNESTFWRSIRLNRYTLNLDKMVSFLQDVGTKNLRITECKISDDEHDCLRTGEQLNPDESEALQVSVQMYPGSTKLDIYLWGSTASLFKELQPHRLTCLSELRTLKSLVLTKIFGLKRDYKRKQQISSSRPQLTHCSTLVKFIQSHLNNIHPLKYLSFLIYECPKFSLMKTISDLGFLPNFRGLHLLEIPIMEGFEDALNLCTDLKFLRLSPLFRKRHVARDNGRIFEGVKKLKLRNFIWIFSNDYTFQCDKLVTEEMSGIAQAYVNHDFLIPFIGNADFLHDDFHESEQQLPSFRLVEWSDLQDELKALMVGCRVQIIMNPIY
- the LOC136341422 gene encoding uncharacterized protein isoform X3; this translates as MAESIIKAVRCNRKKKRKMKNKPLSSCASTDTGIISDNRLSTDEWLVQNTLLFVINFLGVPDVLRCRQVCKLWRDIIDSHHPTWRSLTFSQKHKLKIDQMIPFLRGVKPQYLRFIGCEFVVPSIETSLESSEEARLKSVFQELCICNYPRFPHEIVPRKVYLGWFAETSELKITLSSCYHSYHISDERRIIQSLPGLIRELDNFKLLSIVWHIRQKFYRPEELALPRSSYIPKTRNFPDLKELRFEYYEFPKKNITETVNSVRKLPHLTCLQLSEIEVPEGFETVLKLCTNLNDLIISPLLNKSSMGRINGRIFEGVKHLELKNLVWFFAYSYLQEFRKQFFVTFSYKLESWQTVPFVGDADCLHENFFDPEHKLPAWRLITFPDLKEELQKLMVNCEVTVQMQIDILYFEFNCFR
- the LOC136341422 gene encoding uncharacterized protein isoform X2 produces the protein MAESIIKAVRCNRKKKRKMKNKPLSSCASTDTGIISDNRLSTDEWLVQNTLLFVINFLGVPDVLRCRQVCKLWRDIIDSHHPTWRSLTFSQKHKLKIDQMIPFLRGVKPQYLRFIGCEFVVPSIETSLESSEEARLKSVFQELCICNYPRFPHEIVPRKVYLGWFAETSELKITLSSCYHSYHISDERRIIQSLPGLIRELDNFKLLSIVWHIRQKFYRPEELALPRSSYIPKTRSKCTELESIFAQFLKDFPDLKELRFEYYEFPKKNITETVNSVRKLPHLTCLQLSEIEVPEGFETVLKLCTNLNDLIISPLLNKSSMGRINGRIFEGVKHLELKNLVWFFAYSYLQEFRKQFFVTFSYKLESWQTVPFVGDADCLHENFFDPEHKLPAWRLITFPDLKEELQKLMVNCEVTVQMQIDILYFEFNCFR
- the LOC136341422 gene encoding uncharacterized protein isoform X4 produces the protein MRRVQVSVGSCASTDTGIISDNRLSTDEWLVQNTLLFVINFLGVPDVLRCRQVCKLWRDIIDSHHPTWRSLTFSQKHKLKIDQMIPFLRGVKPQYLRFIGCEFVVPSIETSLESSEEARLKSVFQELCICNYPRFPHEIVPRKVYLGWFAETSELKITLSSCYHSYHISDERRIIQSLPGLIRELDNFKLLSIVWHIRQKFYRPEELALPRSSYIPKTRSKCTELESIFAQFLKDFPDLKELRFEYYEFPKKNITETVNSVRKLPHLTCLQLSEIEVPEGFETVLKLCTNLNDLIISPLLNKSSMGRINGRIFEGVKHLELKNLVWFFAYSYLQEFRKQFFVTFSYKLESWQTVPFVGDADCLHENFFDPEHKLPAWRLITFPDLKEELQKLMVNCEVTVQMQIDILYFEFNCFR